The following proteins come from a genomic window of Corynebacterium falsenii:
- a CDS encoding exonuclease domain-containing protein, translating to MGWLDALTRKSSRKPTGPLADYYAATAPGPDTPLDELPMLAVDVETTGLNPAKDRILSIGWVPLDGRAITLGGAAYHVVKPESGDGSVGHSATIHGLTDDDVATGRPLSDVLGELLAALAGRAMLVHYEPIEREFLTAACRKLYGSGLKVPTVDTLEIERRHMERMATFPRGEDLRLPRIRQRYGLPAYGSHNALGDALATAELYLVLADRANGHTLRAMQVR from the coding sequence ATGGGCTGGTTAGATGCACTGACGCGGAAGAGCTCGCGGAAACCCACCGGCCCGCTGGCGGACTACTACGCAGCCACAGCGCCGGGGCCCGACACCCCGCTGGACGAGCTGCCGATGCTGGCCGTCGACGTGGAAACAACCGGGTTGAACCCAGCCAAAGACCGCATCTTGAGCATCGGATGGGTGCCCCTCGATGGCCGCGCGATCACCCTCGGCGGCGCGGCGTATCACGTGGTCAAGCCCGAATCGGGCGACGGCTCGGTGGGTCATTCGGCAACGATCCACGGGCTCACGGACGACGACGTCGCTACGGGCCGACCGCTTTCAGACGTCCTGGGCGAGCTGCTGGCCGCCCTGGCCGGGCGGGCAATGCTGGTGCACTACGAGCCGATCGAGCGCGAATTCCTCACGGCCGCGTGCCGCAAGCTGTACGGATCCGGACTGAAAGTGCCGACGGTCGACACGCTGGAAATCGAGCGCCGACACATGGAACGGATGGCGACCTTCCCGCGCGGCGAGGACCTGCGGCTGCCGCGCATCCGGCAGCGCTACGGCCTTCCGGCCTACGGATCGCACAACGCTCTGGGGGATGCATTGGCCACGGCCGAGCTGTATTTGGTTTTGGCTGATCGGGCCAATGGACACACGCTGAGGGCTATGCAGGTGAGATAA
- a CDS encoding ornithine cyclodeaminase family protein, producing MKLLSASDIWSLYSMDRAIDDCAAAFAAVSEPRTLTPLRTAMQLGENRTFLVMPSASDDVGAIAVKTIGIFPNNSAHGLPTSPATVQLYDTHTSQPRAFLDGASLTQIRTGAASGVAFRYLARPDSTIGTVIGTGGQAPAQVLAMIAACPKLQTIRIVNRSLDRAREFIASLQSWDVLTRMEFSGSFEPWSNATTATTDSDLITVVTTSATPVFTAENLAPGVTISGVGSFQPHMQECGEDVIAAADRIYCDDVEAAIEESGDLIVPLDSGALDRAQIDGSIGEVITGKLAGRTSPEEIVYYKTVGVGAQDLWAAHSITQLAEDNNVGTNWG from the coding sequence ATGAAGCTGCTTTCCGCGTCCGACATCTGGTCCCTTTACAGCATGGACCGCGCCATCGACGACTGCGCGGCCGCCTTCGCTGCGGTAAGCGAGCCGCGGACTCTCACTCCGCTGCGCACGGCCATGCAACTCGGTGAGAACCGGACGTTCTTGGTCATGCCCAGCGCCTCCGACGATGTGGGGGCCATTGCCGTGAAAACCATCGGCATCTTCCCCAATAACAGCGCCCACGGTCTGCCCACCTCTCCGGCGACGGTGCAGCTCTACGACACCCATACCTCCCAGCCCCGGGCCTTCCTCGACGGCGCGTCTCTGACTCAGATCCGCACGGGCGCGGCCTCCGGAGTGGCCTTTCGCTACCTGGCCCGCCCCGATTCCACCATTGGCACCGTCATCGGCACGGGCGGACAGGCCCCGGCGCAGGTACTGGCCATGATCGCCGCCTGCCCGAAGCTGCAGACGATACGCATTGTCAACCGCTCCCTCGATCGCGCCCGCGAATTCATCGCATCGCTGCAGTCGTGGGATGTGCTCACTCGCATGGAGTTCTCCGGCAGCTTCGAGCCTTGGTCCAACGCCACTACGGCCACCACTGACTCAGATCTCATCACGGTGGTGACCACGTCCGCTACCCCAGTGTTCACAGCGGAGAATCTCGCCCCAGGGGTGACGATCTCCGGAGTGGGTTCTTTCCAACCGCACATGCAGGAATGCGGAGAAGACGTTATTGCCGCCGCAGACCGCATTTACTGTGATGACGTAGAGGCTGCGATTGAAGAAAGCGGGGATCTCATCGTGCCCCTCGACAGTGGGGCACTCGACAGGGCGCAAATTGATGGATCAATTGGCGAGGTCATCACCGGCAAACTCGCAGGTCGCACCTCTCCGGAAGAAATTGTCTATTACAAAACAGTAGGCGTGGGCGCGCAAGATCTTTGGGCAGCACATTCGATCACTCAGCTCGCCGAAGATAACAATGTGGGAACAAACTGGGGATAG
- a CDS encoding DUF294 nucleotidyltransferase-like domain-containing protein, which produces MSVELEAIRDFLAEHDPFAHLPADTLSAVPHMMTMSYVRRGTHMIEAGAVNDCLWVIRSGAVDVLDNQGILLDRREAGRSFGYSTLVGAPESEYTMIAVEDSLLLSLPKADFQRIAESSPEFLRSYAGQSARIHAAALQLHSAGQGGAGSAKNSDVLRTSLGQFAIPNPASTAPTTTIQEAARSMGERNVSSLLVIGEEGELLGIITDRDMRRCVADGTDITQPVETIMARNLTTATSDTLVFEAMLMLTEKMIHHLPVVDEGQVTGIIASADIMRLLQNDPIYLTADLSNRRTPEEMRSVFDSAQAVAGRFLERGASASEVTGLLTVVADAMARRLLTLTEEELGPPPVPYAFVVLGSQGRKEMGFASDQDNALVLDDSYDESAHGSYFSALAEYVCRGLADAGQALCPGDMMATNPQWRMTESQWKSTFYQWITAPEPDALLHAQTFFDMRPIHGEARLAESVHAQAVASAQGSPRLHAHLAGLAAHREPPLGIFRGLVVERSGDYRNTLNIKKGGSHAIVQCGRLFAIVEGKESLPTVARLRAAAGTPAVSERSAEDLINAFQFLTAVTLKHQAAQLRAGEEPDYHINPNSLSKMDRETLRDAFHIIKSMQSALALKFPVRSV; this is translated from the coding sequence ATGAGCGTAGAGCTAGAGGCCATCCGCGATTTCCTCGCTGAACACGACCCGTTTGCCCACCTCCCAGCGGACACGCTATCCGCTGTGCCCCACATGATGACGATGAGTTACGTGCGCCGCGGCACCCACATGATCGAGGCAGGCGCGGTCAACGATTGCCTGTGGGTCATCCGCTCCGGCGCTGTCGACGTGCTGGATAATCAGGGAATCCTGCTGGACCGCCGCGAGGCCGGCCGCAGCTTCGGCTACTCCACCCTCGTGGGCGCCCCGGAATCGGAGTACACCATGATCGCCGTGGAGGACTCCCTGCTTCTCAGCCTGCCCAAGGCCGACTTCCAGCGCATCGCGGAGAGCAGCCCCGAATTCTTGCGCAGCTACGCCGGACAATCCGCGCGTATTCACGCCGCGGCCCTCCAACTCCACTCCGCGGGCCAGGGTGGGGCTGGTAGTGCTAAAAACTCTGACGTGCTGCGCACCAGCCTCGGGCAGTTCGCCATCCCCAACCCCGCAAGCACAGCGCCGACAACCACCATCCAGGAGGCGGCGCGGTCGATGGGGGAGCGCAACGTCAGCTCACTGCTCGTCATCGGGGAGGAAGGTGAGCTCCTCGGCATCATCACCGACCGAGACATGCGCCGCTGCGTGGCCGATGGCACGGACATCACCCAGCCGGTCGAGACGATCATGGCCCGCAACCTCACCACCGCCACCAGCGACACCCTCGTGTTCGAGGCCATGCTCATGCTCACGGAGAAGATGATCCACCACCTGCCCGTCGTCGACGAGGGGCAGGTCACCGGAATCATCGCCTCGGCGGACATCATGCGGTTGCTGCAAAACGACCCGATCTACCTCACCGCCGATCTGTCCAACCGCCGCACTCCGGAGGAGATGCGCAGCGTCTTCGACTCCGCGCAGGCCGTGGCCGGCAGGTTCCTCGAACGCGGAGCAAGCGCCAGCGAGGTGACCGGCTTGCTCACCGTTGTCGCGGACGCCATGGCTCGCCGGCTGCTCACCCTCACCGAGGAGGAACTCGGGCCACCTCCCGTCCCCTACGCATTCGTGGTTCTCGGATCGCAGGGCCGCAAAGAAATGGGATTCGCCAGCGACCAAGACAACGCCCTCGTGCTGGATGATTCCTACGATGAATCCGCACACGGCAGCTACTTTTCCGCGTTGGCCGAGTACGTCTGCCGCGGCCTCGCCGATGCTGGCCAGGCGCTGTGCCCAGGCGACATGATGGCCACCAACCCGCAGTGGCGCATGACGGAATCGCAGTGGAAATCGACCTTCTACCAGTGGATCACTGCACCGGAACCAGACGCCCTGCTGCACGCACAGACCTTCTTTGACATGAGGCCAATCCACGGCGAAGCCCGATTGGCAGAATCGGTGCATGCGCAGGCTGTGGCGTCGGCGCAAGGATCCCCGAGACTCCACGCCCACCTGGCGGGGTTGGCGGCGCACCGTGAACCGCCGCTGGGCATCTTCCGCGGGTTGGTGGTGGAGCGCTCCGGCGACTACCGCAACACCCTCAACATCAAGAAGGGAGGTTCGCACGCAATTGTGCAATGTGGCCGATTGTTCGCGATCGTCGAAGGCAAGGAATCGCTACCGACTGTGGCGCGGCTGAGGGCGGCTGCGGGCACCCCGGCGGTCTCGGAACGCTCGGCGGAGGATCTGATCAACGCCTTCCAATTCCTCACTGCGGTCACGCTGAAACATCAGGCGGCACAGCTGCGCGCCGGGGAGGAACCGGATTACCACATCAACCCGAATAGCCTGTCGAAGATGGATCGCGAGACACTGCGCGATGCGTTCCACATCATCAAGTCCATGCAGTCGGCCCTGGCGCTGAAGTTCCCGGTGCGGAGTGTGTAA
- a CDS encoding fumarylacetoacetate hydrolase family protein → MRIARIAHPEGMAFVAVEGGQPDGTGATCREIAGHPFGQPEFTGKSWPIEDVRLLAPILPSKIVAVGRNYADHVQEVFKKGAEHLPPTIFLKPPTAVIGPEAPIRIPEWATRVEFEGELAIVIGKPCKDVNRANWKDVVLGFTIVNDVSSRDLQFADGQWARAKGLDSFCPLGPWIETNVGGMEIDNLPIKAHLTHDGETATKQDSNSNQMIKNIPEIVEWVSQAFTLLPGDVICTGSPAGTAEMVPGDRIEIEIPGLGHLANPVERY, encoded by the coding sequence ATGCGTATTGCCAGAATTGCACACCCCGAGGGCATGGCCTTTGTCGCCGTGGAGGGTGGTCAGCCGGACGGAACCGGTGCCACCTGCCGCGAGATCGCAGGCCACCCGTTCGGTCAACCAGAGTTCACCGGAAAGTCCTGGCCGATTGAGGACGTTCGTCTTCTCGCGCCGATCCTGCCCTCCAAGATCGTGGCAGTGGGCCGCAACTACGCCGACCACGTCCAGGAAGTGTTCAAGAAGGGCGCAGAGCACCTGCCGCCGACGATCTTCCTCAAGCCCCCGACAGCCGTGATCGGCCCCGAGGCTCCGATCCGTATCCCCGAGTGGGCCACCCGCGTGGAGTTCGAAGGCGAGCTGGCCATCGTCATCGGCAAGCCCTGCAAGGATGTGAACCGCGCCAACTGGAAGGACGTGGTGCTGGGCTTCACCATCGTCAACGATGTGTCCTCCCGTGACCTGCAGTTCGCCGACGGCCAGTGGGCGCGTGCGAAGGGCCTGGATTCCTTCTGCCCGCTGGGTCCGTGGATCGAGACGAACGTGGGTGGCATGGAGATCGACAACCTGCCGATCAAGGCACACCTGACCCACGACGGTGAGACCGCCACGAAGCAGGACTCGAACTCCAACCAGATGATCAAGAACATCCCGGAGATCGTGGAATGGGTATCCCAGGCGTTTACGCTGCTGCCCGGCGACGTGATCTGCACCGGCTCCCCGGCGGGCACCGCCGAGATGGTTCCGGGCGATCGCATCGAGATTGAGATCCCGGGTCTGGGCCACCTCGCCAACCCGGTGGAGCGCTACTAG
- a CDS encoding PadR family transcriptional regulator — MALEHTIMVSLAERPGTGYQLSRQFDKSIGHFWSTSHQQIYRTLKKLEADGYITPTDVHQEGKPDKRVFELSPAGHQALSDWVSSPTELPQLRNDFGVKLRGAEHTDPATMRANVAQHRKLHQQQLDLYHRYLHTQFPHPDQLQGRKLHQYLVLRGGIRTEEAFVDWCDEILAALPD; from the coding sequence ATGGCCTTGGAACACACAATCATGGTCTCCCTCGCGGAGCGACCCGGCACCGGATACCAGCTCAGCCGGCAATTCGATAAGTCCATCGGCCACTTCTGGTCCACCTCGCACCAGCAGATCTACCGCACCTTGAAGAAATTGGAGGCCGATGGATACATCACACCCACCGACGTCCACCAGGAAGGCAAGCCGGACAAGCGCGTCTTCGAGCTCTCCCCAGCGGGCCATCAAGCATTGAGCGACTGGGTGAGCTCCCCCACCGAGCTGCCACAACTGCGCAACGACTTCGGCGTGAAGCTGCGCGGGGCCGAGCACACCGACCCTGCGACCATGCGCGCGAACGTGGCGCAGCACCGAAAGCTGCACCAGCAACAGCTCGACCTCTACCACCGATATCTCCACACTCAATTTCCCCACCCCGATCAGCTGCAGGGCAGGAAATTGCACCAATACCTCGTGCTCCGCGGCGGCATCCGCACCGAGGAAGCCTTCGTGGACTGGTGCGATGAGATCCTCGCCGCACTGCCCGACTAG
- a CDS encoding PucR family transcriptional regulator, whose protein sequence is MQLTVASLASRTDLGLTILSARDAALTTPIEWAHAIDRDDSDKWIAPGTLVLSSGYHMPEATDTDAIRSRIDALQSAGACALALDTGGRWARIPQVIVDHGEEMGFPIIAVAAEAPFSAVVRAVAENITSARVNRLSALLDQQGKVTTTLLRSGLRSGLKGAVDQVATYLDAAVVIVDNLGAVRASSVTGESLDKALVDKALVKPPYTRQVARSPINPHGIRMIQPLTGAVVGQGAIIVDSRRLLDETDRLLVSFLAAVVSLSQSRSLTVHRVEEKLRRQALRSVIQGITPAQENLELFDLAEESLVTGVYITGESVDLARLNSELLGLGVHFLTTQDAEEKLAAPGNDSPAIGCYAVHDGRADVPRALFNRLRTTYPRMRIGVGERTELRQAALSLTQAKAAAPPPSSRVRVRTIAELPTYEAIVETLSDSHAAQILTGGAFRTLQDYDAVHRTDLVAAASAYINTNGTFEAMARVLDVHRQTARARAQLIEEILDCSLEDPDLRAELWLAMRIANRSS, encoded by the coding sequence ATGCAGCTGACCGTTGCTTCCCTGGCTTCCCGCACCGACTTGGGGCTGACGATTCTCAGTGCCCGCGATGCCGCACTGACAACGCCCATCGAATGGGCGCATGCCATCGACAGGGACGATTCGGACAAGTGGATCGCCCCCGGAACATTGGTACTCAGCTCCGGTTATCACATGCCCGAAGCCACCGATACCGATGCGATACGCTCCCGCATCGACGCGCTTCAGTCGGCCGGTGCCTGCGCTTTAGCGCTGGACACCGGGGGACGCTGGGCACGCATCCCGCAGGTCATTGTTGACCACGGTGAAGAAATGGGATTCCCCATCATCGCCGTCGCTGCCGAGGCTCCATTTTCTGCGGTGGTGCGCGCTGTCGCCGAGAACATCACATCCGCGCGAGTCAACAGGCTATCGGCACTTCTCGATCAACAGGGCAAGGTCACGACAACGCTACTGCGATCAGGACTCAGATCAGGACTCAAGGGCGCGGTCGACCAGGTCGCTACCTATCTCGACGCCGCTGTCGTGATCGTCGACAATCTCGGGGCCGTCCGCGCGTCCTCGGTTACGGGGGAGAGCCTAGACAAGGCTCTGGTCGACAAGGCCCTGGTCAAGCCTCCCTACACGCGCCAGGTAGCCAGGTCGCCCATTAATCCACACGGCATACGGATGATCCAGCCACTCACCGGCGCGGTCGTGGGGCAGGGAGCCATCATCGTGGACTCGCGGCGCCTCCTCGATGAAACTGACCGGTTGCTTGTGAGCTTTCTCGCCGCCGTGGTGTCCCTGTCACAATCCAGGTCTTTGACCGTGCATCGAGTTGAAGAGAAGCTGCGCAGGCAGGCACTGCGCAGCGTCATTCAAGGGATCACCCCGGCCCAGGAAAACCTCGAGCTGTTCGATCTTGCCGAAGAATCCCTCGTCACGGGGGTGTACATCACCGGAGAGAGTGTTGACTTGGCTCGTCTGAATAGCGAACTCCTGGGATTGGGAGTTCACTTCTTGACGACCCAAGACGCTGAGGAAAAACTCGCAGCCCCAGGGAATGACAGCCCTGCGATCGGATGCTATGCCGTCCACGATGGGCGAGCGGACGTCCCGCGTGCCCTGTTCAACCGCCTGCGCACCACCTACCCGCGCATGCGGATCGGTGTGGGGGAGCGCACGGAACTTCGGCAGGCCGCCTTATCGCTGACACAGGCGAAAGCCGCAGCGCCCCCACCGAGCTCACGAGTGCGTGTACGGACTATCGCGGAACTTCCCACGTACGAAGCCATCGTGGAGACACTCTCGGACAGCCACGCCGCTCAGATTCTGACTGGCGGGGCATTCCGCACTCTGCAGGATTACGATGCCGTGCACCGGACGGACCTCGTGGCTGCGGCATCTGCGTATATCAACACCAACGGGACATTCGAAGCGATGGCCCGAGTTCTCGATGTTCATCGCCAAACTGCACGCGCTCGGGCGCAACTGATCGAGGAAATCCTTGACTGCAGCTTGGAGGATCCAGACTTGAGAGCTGAGCTGTGGCTGGCGATGCGCATTGCCAACCGTTCCTCCTAG
- a CDS encoding NADPH-dependent 2,4-dienoyl-CoA reductase, with product MNAPATPPANTTPYPHLFSPLRIGGMTLPNRSVMGSMHTGLEERPWDAPKLGEFYAERARGGIGLIVTGGIAPSRTGRLMPLGAKMTNHADVLHHKQITKRVHAAGGRIAMQILHAGRYGVTPFKVAPGTEPSPIHPFQHLRMTDAMIRHVIKCYGESAKLARRAGYDAIEIMGGEGYLINQFLCPHTNDRTDKWGGNTENRQRFLVEVIKEIRRKVPRDFPIILRQSIADFVDKGQTWDEIALMARKAEEHGVDAINTDIGWHEARIPTIVTSVPRAAFVKFTERLRDEVSIPLIASNRINTPEVAEEILERGLVDGISMARPLLADPHFMRKAAQDRSREINTCIGCNQACLDHAFVGKKVSCLVNPQAGRETTLVLSPTRHAQRVAVVGAGPAGLAAAVSAAKRGHRVDLFEARDTIGGQFSIAARIPGKEEFSETIRYFTTQLEIQRVQVHLNTKVSAQELIDKGFDHVIVATGVTPRIPSIEGIDHPKVMTYAECVLGSKTPGKTVAVMGAGGIGFDVSEFLTTDESPTLNLKEWEQEWGVDDDPEVPGFITTPRPTPPARKVYMIQRKPTRQGKSLGKTTGWVHRRAVKMKQVEQICGATYDKIDDEGLHLSFRNEEGAVTDRRVLDVDNVILCTGQESVRDLVEPLQAAGVNTTVIGGADVAAELDAKRAIRQGTETAAAIDGDN from the coding sequence ATGAACGCCCCCGCCACCCCACCCGCCAACACCACCCCCTACCCGCACCTGTTCAGCCCCTTGCGCATCGGCGGCATGACCCTGCCGAACCGCTCCGTCATGGGCTCAATGCACACCGGGCTGGAAGAACGCCCCTGGGACGCGCCGAAGCTCGGTGAGTTCTACGCGGAGCGTGCCCGCGGTGGCATCGGCCTGATCGTCACCGGCGGCATCGCACCCTCCCGCACCGGTCGCCTCATGCCCCTGGGCGCGAAGATGACCAACCACGCGGATGTGCTGCACCACAAGCAGATCACCAAGCGCGTGCACGCCGCCGGAGGCCGCATCGCCATGCAGATCCTCCACGCCGGCCGCTACGGCGTGACCCCATTCAAGGTGGCACCGGGCACCGAGCCCTCCCCGATCCACCCGTTCCAGCACCTGCGCATGACCGATGCCATGATCCGGCACGTCATCAAGTGCTACGGCGAATCCGCCAAGCTCGCACGCAGGGCTGGCTACGATGCGATCGAGATCATGGGCGGCGAGGGCTACCTCATCAACCAGTTCCTGTGCCCCCACACCAACGACCGCACGGACAAGTGGGGCGGAAACACGGAGAACCGGCAGCGCTTCCTCGTGGAAGTCATTAAGGAAATCCGCCGCAAGGTTCCCCGCGACTTCCCCATCATCCTGCGCCAGTCCATCGCGGACTTCGTGGATAAGGGCCAAACGTGGGATGAGATCGCGCTGATGGCCCGCAAGGCCGAGGAACACGGAGTGGACGCCATCAACACCGATATCGGCTGGCACGAGGCCCGCATCCCCACCATCGTCACCTCCGTACCGCGCGCCGCCTTCGTAAAGTTCACTGAGCGGCTGCGCGACGAAGTCTCCATCCCCCTCATCGCCTCCAACCGCATCAACACCCCAGAGGTCGCCGAGGAAATCCTCGAGCGCGGGCTCGTGGACGGCATCTCCATGGCCCGCCCACTGCTGGCCGACCCGCACTTCATGCGCAAGGCCGCCCAGGACCGCTCCCGCGAGATCAACACGTGTATCGGCTGCAACCAGGCCTGCCTGGACCACGCCTTCGTGGGCAAAAAGGTCTCCTGCCTGGTCAACCCGCAGGCGGGCCGGGAGACCACACTGGTTCTCTCACCCACCCGGCACGCCCAGCGCGTGGCCGTGGTCGGCGCCGGCCCGGCCGGTTTGGCTGCCGCAGTCTCCGCAGCCAAGCGCGGCCACCGCGTTGATCTGTTCGAGGCGCGCGACACCATCGGCGGGCAGTTCTCCATCGCCGCGCGCATCCCCGGCAAGGAGGAGTTCTCCGAAACGATCCGTTATTTCACCACTCAGCTGGAGATCCAGCGCGTGCAAGTGCACCTCAATACGAAGGTCAGCGCCCAAGAGCTCATTGATAAGGGCTTCGATCACGTCATCGTGGCCACCGGCGTGACCCCGCGCATCCCCTCCATCGAAGGCATCGACCACCCGAAGGTCATGACCTATGCCGAGTGCGTGCTGGGCTCCAAGACCCCCGGTAAGACCGTGGCGGTCATGGGCGCGGGCGGCATCGGCTTCGATGTCAGCGAGTTCCTCACCACTGACGAATCGCCCACCCTCAACCTCAAGGAGTGGGAGCAGGAGTGGGGCGTAGATGACGACCCGGAGGTCCCCGGCTTCATCACCACGCCACGCCCCACTCCCCCGGCGCGCAAGGTCTACATGATCCAGCGCAAGCCCACCCGCCAGGGCAAGTCACTGGGTAAGACCACCGGTTGGGTGCACCGCAGAGCGGTGAAGATGAAGCAAGTGGAGCAGATCTGCGGCGCCACCTACGACAAGATCGATGACGAGGGCCTGCACCTGTCCTTCCGCAACGAGGAAGGTGCCGTCACAGACCGCCGCGTGCTCGATGTGGACAATGTCATCTTGTGCACGGGCCAGGAGTCCGTGCGCGACCTCGTGGAGCCCCTGCAAGCCGCCGGTGTGAACACGACCGTCATTGGCGGCGCGGACGTAGCCGCCGAACTCGATGCCAAGCGCGCCATCCGCCAGGGCACGGAAACTGCCGCCGCGATCGACGGTGACAACTAG